A genomic window from Fibrobacterota bacterium includes:
- a CDS encoding DUF1016 family protein, translating to MKRVESHEDLLHAELRGMITRSRTQLASTVNSELTRLYWSVGERLRREVLGGERAAYGAKIVAQQGEKLSAEFGRGFEARNLRRMIQFVEGFLDPSIVSTLSTKLSWSHFVELLPIPTEESRLFYAHACAESRWSVRELRQAIERKTYERTAIAASTTTGIGASLEKAKATSDPTAGLVFKDPYFLDFLDLRQGYQESDLESAILRQMEAFILELGRGFAFVERQKRIILDGEDFYLDLLFFHRKLRRLVAVELKIGRFQAAHKGQMELYLRWLDRHERQEGEEMPIGLILCATRGKEQVELLDVQKDGIMVAEFWTELPPREELERRLHLAMNEARERLLRRGILEA from the coding sequence ATGAAAAGAGTCGAATCGCACGAGGATCTCCTCCACGCCGAACTGCGAGGAATGATCACGCGCAGCCGCACGCAATTGGCATCAACCGTGAACAGCGAACTGACCCGATTGTATTGGTCGGTAGGCGAGCGCTTGCGGCGGGAGGTGTTGGGTGGCGAGCGGGCAGCGTACGGCGCCAAGATCGTGGCTCAACAAGGAGAAAAGCTTTCGGCGGAGTTTGGACGAGGATTCGAGGCCCGGAATCTCCGGCGGATGATCCAATTTGTCGAAGGATTTCTCGACCCTTCAATTGTGTCGACACTGTCGACCAAATTGAGTTGGAGCCATTTCGTGGAACTGTTGCCAATCCCGACGGAAGAATCGCGATTGTTCTATGCCCACGCATGTGCCGAATCACGTTGGAGCGTGCGCGAACTGCGCCAGGCCATCGAACGCAAGACCTACGAGCGCACGGCGATCGCCGCGAGCACCACGACAGGAATTGGCGCGTCCCTCGAAAAGGCGAAGGCAACCTCGGACCCGACGGCTGGACTGGTATTCAAGGATCCCTATTTTCTGGACTTCCTGGATCTGCGACAAGGATACCAGGAGTCCGACCTGGAAAGCGCGATCCTTCGCCAGATGGAAGCGTTCATCCTGGAGTTGGGGCGAGGCTTCGCCTTCGTGGAGCGTCAGAAGCGCATCATCCTGGATGGCGAGGACTTCTACTTGGACTTGCTCTTCTTTCACCGCAAACTGCGGCGCTTGGTGGCGGTGGAGCTGAAAATTGGCCGCTTCCAAGCCGCACACAAGGGACAGATGGAATTGTACCTGCGCTGGTTGGATCGCCACGAGCGCCAAGAGGGGGAAGAAATGCCGATCGGGCTCATCCTGTGCGCGACCCGTGGCAAGGAGCAGGTGGAGCTTCTGGATGTGCAGAAGGACGGCATCATGGTCGCCGAATTCTGGACGGAACTTCCTCCTCGCGAAGAACTCGAGCGCAGGCTGCATCTGGCCATGAACGAAGCTCGTGAGCGATTGCTTCGACGAGGGATCTTGGAGGCCTGA